Below is a genomic region from Kribbella qitaiheensis.
GACCGGTCGGAGCAGGCTGCTCATGCTGGCACCTTAGTGTCAGGATTGTGCTCGACATGTCAGACTCGCCGCTCCCCACCGCATCAGCCCTGCACGAGCCCGTCCTGGACTGGTACGTAGGGAACGCCCGCTCGTTGCCCTGGCGGGAGCCGGACGCGGGCGCGTGGGCCGTGATGGTCAGCGAGTTCATGCTGCAGCAGACACCGGTCGCCCGCGTGCTCCCGGCGTACAGGACGTGGTTGGAGCGGTGGCCGAAGCCGGCCGACCTGGCTGCAGAGGCGCCAGGCGAGGCTGTGCGGGCCTGGGACCGCCTGGGGTACCCACGGCGCGCTCTGCGGCTGCACGCGGCTGCCAAGGCGATTGTGGAGCAGCACGGCGGCGTAGTACCAGATGACCACGCTGCACTGCTCGCGCTGCCGGGTGTGGGGACGTACACGGCTGCTGCGATCGCGTCGTTCGCGTACGGGCAGCGGCACGCAGTGGTGGACACCAACGTGCGACGGGTCTTCGCCCGTGCGCTGACGGGGAGTGCGCAGCCGAGCATCTCGCCGACTGCGGCGGACCTGCGGCTCGCGGTCTCGGCACTGCCGGAGGACGAGCCCACTGCCGCGCGCTGGGCGGTCGCGACGATGGAGCTGGGCGCGCTGGTGTGCACAGCTCGGTCACCGCGCTGCGGCGAGTGCCCGATCCGTAGCCGATGCGCTTGGGTGCTCGCCGGGAGTCCGCCGTACGACGGACCGGCGCGCAAGGGGCAGACCTACGAGGGGACCGACCGGCAGGTCCGCGGCCGTCTACTCGCCGTACTGCGGGCTGCCGCCGGCCCGGTGCCGAAGGGTGAGCTCGACGCGTGCTGGCCTGAACAGGCGCAGCGTGAACGTGCACTCGACGGACTGGTCGCAGACGGCCTCGTGGATCCGCTGCCACGCGCCCGCTACCGCCTCCCGCAATGACGTTGCGTCCGAAGAGGCGTGGGTCAGGACCCACGGTGATTCGGACGCAAGCGGGGTGTGGGCGTGCTGGAAGCCGGCCTGGGGTCACGCGACCCCGGCCGGCTTCAGCGGATGAAGCAATAGCGGGTGGTGCTCAGTTCTTCTTGCTGCTGTTCGCCGTCGCCTCGTCGGCGTCGTCGGTGAGCAGGTCCAGCGGCATCGCCGGGCTGCCGGACAACGTGGCCAGCATCTGCCGGACGTTGGTCAGCTGCGCGTTGATGCTGTCACGACGCTGCGTCGCGGCCGCGAGCTCACGCTCGGACTCGGCGCGGATCCGCTCGGACTTGTCCTTCGCGGCGGCGACGATCTCCTGGGCCTGACGGTTGGCGTCGGCCAGCTGCTGCTGGGCCAGGCGCTCGGCCTCGGAGCGGGACCGGTCGGCTTCGCGCTGCACCTGGGTCGCACGGTCGGTGACCGCGGCCAACTGCTGCTCGGCCAGCGCCGTCCGGGCGGCGAACTCCTGCTCGACCTTGCCACGGCGCTCGGCCAGGGTGGTCTCGAAGGCAGCCGCTGCCTGGGCGGACTTGGCCCGCTCCTGCTCGTACAGCGCCTGGGCCTCGCTGCGGCGCGCGGTGGCGTCGCGCTCGGCCTCGTCACGCATGTCGTCGGCCTGGGTCCGCGCCTCTTCGAGGATGCGGGCAGCCTCGGCGTCGACCTCGCTCTTCCAGTCCAGGGAGTACTGCTCGGCCTCCTTGCGGACCTTCTTGGCGTGCCCTTCGGCGTCGGCGACGATCGCCTCGGAGTCGGTCCGGGCCCGGGTGACCAGATCGCGCGCCTCGTCGTCGGCCAGCGACAGGATCTTCGCCACCCGCTCACCGAACTCGGTGAAGGTGGGCTTGCGGTCCTTGTTGTCTTCCTGCGCCGAAATGACGGCCGACTCGGCGGCGTCCGTCCGGCTCTGCAGCTCCTGCACGTGCCGCTGCAACTGCTCGGACTGCTGCTGCAGTGCGGTCAGCGAGGTGGTCAGCTCGCGAACGTGCTGGTCCACCTGGGCAGGCTCGTAGCCACGCAGAACGGTGCGGAACGGGGTTGGGGCTTCACTGCTCATGTCTTCTGATGCTCACTTCGGTGGGTGGGTGGATCACACATTGTCACTGACAAGGATCTGACTGTCACGTCCTCATCCTGATTCCCCCGTGGAACCCTCGCCACCGGACATTCCACCACCTGCATGGAAGCCAGGGATAGCGAGTGCCTCGATCACACCCGAAAGCTGGGTGAGCTCCTTGGTGATCTCGTCACGGCGCTGGTTCAGCGCCGCGACCCTCGCCTCGGCGTCGGCGAGAAGTTTACGGGCCTGCGCGCGCAGCTCGTCGGCGTGCTCGCGGGCCTGCGCCTCGAGCCCCTGGGCCTCGGCGCGGGACTTGCGGATCAGCTCGTGCGACTGCCGCTGGGCGTCGGCGAGATCGGTCGCGGCCCGCTCGCGCAGTACCTGCGTGCTGGACTCGGCCTCGGCCTCGCGCCGGTTGGCCCGGTCGACGATTTCCTTGGCCTCGACCGAAGCGGCCGCCTTCAGGCGGTCGGCCTTCGCCTGGGCCTGCGCGGTCAGCCGCTCGGACTGCTGGGTCGCATCCGCCAGCAGGGACTGTGCCTGGACGGTCAGCTCGGCGTTGTTCTTCGCGGCCGCGCTCTGAGCCTCTTCGAGCTCCTTGGCGACCGCGGCCTGGGTCTCCCGCAGCCGGCTCGTCGACCGGCTGATCACCCGGCGCAGGTGCGCGCGCTTCTCCTTGGCCAACTGTGCGACGTCCACAGCGGCCTGGTCGCGGATGGCCTGGGCCTCCCGCTCGGCGGCGGCAACCAGCTCGTCGACCGTCTTCCTGCTCCAGGCCGTCTGCTTCTCGGCCTCGGCCAGCGCGGCCTCGGCGGCCCGGTTCGCGTCCTCAACGATCCGCTGCGCCTCGCCGGACGCCGTCCGGCGGTCCGCCTCGATGCTGTCGACGACCAACTTGGCCTGCGCCCGCGCGTCGGCCATCAGCCGTTCGTTGGCGCCCTCGGCCTCGGCCTTCTGCTCGGCGATGTCGTCGAGCGCGGCGGTCCGGAGCTTGTCGATCTCGAGCGTGATGGCCGCTAGCTTGGCCCGCTCGGTCTCCTCCAGCTCGGCCGTCCGTCGTTCCAGCTCGGACCGGTTCTCGCCGCGGAGGCGCTCGATCTCGGCATGCGCCTCGGCGATCTCGGTCCTGGACCGTTCCCGGGCGGCCTCGGCCTCACGCTCGACGGAGGTCCGCAGTTCGCTCGCCTCGGACTCCGCCCGGGCGATCAGCTCGGCCTCGGTCCGGACCGCGGCCTGGGAAACCAGCCGGGCCTGCTCACCCGCGTCCGCGACCAGCTGCTGCGCTTCCCGGCTGGCACGTTCGACGTTGTGCTGCGCGGCCTCCCGGGCAAGCCGCGCATCTTCGATCAGCTCGTCGGCATCTTCCTTCAGCCGGCCCGCTTCCGCTTCGGCAGCCGCGATCCTGCGGGCTGCCGCGGCCTGTGACTCGGCCCGCAGTTCGTCAGCGGCGGCCTGGGCCTCCGACCGCATCTGCTCGGCAGCCGCGGTCGCTTCGCTGGTGACCCGCTCCGCCTCGGCCAACGCGTCGGCCTTGACCCGCTCGGCCTCGGCCTCCGAGTCGGCCCGCAACTTCTCGGCCGCGGCTTCGGACTCGGCCCGCAACCTGTCAGCGGTGCTCTCCGACTCGGCGCGCAGGCGCTCGGCGCGCTCGGCCGCGTCCGCGCGAACCTGATCGGCACGCTCCTCCGAATCGTTCCGCAGTTGCTGTGCGGTCTGCTCGGACTCGACGCGGAGCTGCTCGGCCTGCTGCTCAGAATCAGTGCGGAGCTGCTCGGCTCGCTGCTCGGACTCGGCGCGAAGCTGCTCGGCCCGCTGCTCGGACTCGCTGCGGAGCCGCTCGGCCCGCTGCTCCGACTCGGTACGGAGTTGTTCGGCGGCGTGCTCGGCGTCCTTCAGCAGGCGCTGGGCGGCGGCCGTCGCCTCGGCGCGCACCTTCCGCGCCGCCTGGTCGGCCTCCTCGCGCAGTCGCGCCGACTCGACCCGGATCCGCTCGGCCGAGGCGAGGGCGGTGTCGTTCTCGTACTCCGCCTGCTCGCGCAAGGTGTCGGCGATCCGCTGTGCTCGCTCGAGCACTCCACCCGCTTGCCGCACGCCAAAGGAACCGGCGTCGGGGACCGGTTCCTGGGTCAACGGCAGACGCGGGGCGTCCATGCGACGAGATGATTCCATCTCCGACCCCCTCTCCAACAGTCCGGGTCCACTAGACGCAGTCACGCTCTTACAACGAGCCACATTGGGCGACGGGTAACTTCTTTTCATGCCGCTGCGCGATCTTCCCACCGAATCGACGGCTGCGGCGGCCTTGCTCCGGACCGAAGAGGTTCGGCTTCGAAGGACCTTACGGCGTACTCCATGGCACGGTGCGGCCCTCGCGTGTCTCGCTGTCGGGGCTGCTCTGTCGGTGCTGGTTCCTGGCCCAGCAGGCACAGACTGTTACCTCTGGCGGGCGACCACGCAGCCGGTCGACGGTCGCGGCGCCGCGCTCGCTCTACCCGTCGCGATGATCGTGCTCCTACTCGCGGATCGCCTTACCGCGGACAACTTCCGCCACCGCCAGCAGGTCCGCGGCTGGGGTGCCGTGGGACTTGCGGTCATCACCGCGACCGCCTGGATCGGCTTGGCCGGGCAAGGGCGGGCAGGCTGCTCCACCTCACCGACTGTGATCGGCATAGTCGCCTGCGGAACCCTCGCCGCGGCGGTCGCCGCCTACTGGGCGATCCGTACGCAAGTACGGGATCCAGTACTCGCGGAGGCCGCCGAAGACGCTTCCGACGAGCCTCTCAATCAGTCCGAATTGCGGGCAATCTTTCTCAGATTGACCTCGCTGGCCGATGTTCCGGCCCGATCCGCGCTGGTTCCGATCGTCGCCGGAACTCTCGCCGCACTGCTGCTGCTCTCGACCGCGCTCCCCTGGCGCGAGCTGATCGACCCAGTGTCGATAGGCCCCGCAGGCGCTGAGGCCGGGCTGGCTCGCGCCCAGCTCTGGGACCTGCCGTACGCATCCAGCTGGGCCCTAGCCATCGCCGGCACCGCTGTCGCCACGCTTGCGGCCGCCATAGTCACGTTGGTCCGCGCCAAGCCCACCTTGCTCGTACTACGAACAGCTGCGGTCGCCACCGGCTCTCTCGCCGTCACGGGTGTTCTCACCGCCCTTCTGCGCCTCCCCGCGAGGCTTCCCGACGGAGTCGGCTATCGCCCAGGTCTAGGAGCCTGGCTGGCCCTGGCGCTCGGCGTGCTCCTGCTCGCAGTCGGCCTGACCACCACAGTTCTCTCTGTACGTCGTCGGTCGCGCGGCTGGGCCTTGCGCCTTGGTGCTGTGGTCCTAGCCGGGCTGGTCGCGGTTGGAGCAGGAGTGGTCGCACCGGCCGCGGCAGCACCGCAGTACAGGCCGCAGGTCGTTGTAGGGGTGCCACACCAGCTCCTGGATCTGCACGGCGGCCAACTGGTCGACAGGCTGGGGATGCGGGTCGCCATCGGTACTTCGGATCCCCTCGACTCCATCGCCGGCACTCTGGACGGTAAGCCGGGCGAGTGGCTGCTGGGCCGGACCGGCTCCGAGGGATCGACTGTCTTCGAGTACCGCGACGGCTTCGCGCTGCCGAGAGTCTCGTTGAGCCACGGAGTCACGCCACCGGCGCTGCTGGGAGTTACTGACAACAAGCTGGTGATCCTGGCCGGCGGCGCTGCCGACAAACACTGGGCGATCCTGGCCATTCCGCTGAACCTCGTCGCGGCGGACGTCAGCCTCAGCCACACGAACCCCGACGGCACGCTGTACGTCACTCCTGGCATCGACACCTACGCGACCGGACGCGGTCCGGCACTCACCCATCGGAACGCGGATCGCTCGATCGTCATCTGGGGGTCCACCTCCTGCTGGCAGATCCCCGCGAACCAGCTGCGGACCGGGATGGACCTCAAGCAGTTCCTGGTCGCGCCTGGCCCCGGCGCTCCGGGCAACAGCGTCTCCACCGGCCCGGACGGCACGACGGCTTGGCGGACCGGCCAGACCGGGCTGGCTCTGCTCCGGCCTGGCGGTAAACCGCAGCAGGTGACCGGAGTTGCTCCTGCTGGGTGTCTGCCGAGTTCCGACGCGGCCAGCTCGTCTTTGACCGTCGAGGCCTTTGCTGTCGATGTGCGGGGCAATCTGTGGCTTGGCGGCAGCTCGCCTACCGCCGTGCTCACTCCGGACGGGTTGCTGCGCCAACTGCCAGGCGCTGTGAGCCAGGTGGACAGCATGGAGGCCAGGCCGGACGGGTCGGTGCTGCTGGGGGTGTCACCCGGCGGTGGGGACCAGGTCCTCGAGATCACCGATGCGGCCGCCTCTGCTTCGTCGTACCCGGTGCTGGGTGAACCCGAGCCACGGTGTGATCGCAGGAAGGTTGCGAGCGGCAGTACGCCGTACAGGGCGACGCTGATGCCTGCAGTACCAGTTGTCGCTCCGCCGGTGACGGCAGAAGGCGTTGTAGGTAAGGCGACTTCAGGGACCTCTACGCAGCTGGCGCTGGATTCGCGGGGACGGCTGGTGCGACTCGCAGTACCGAACGCCGCCCACGTGTGGGCTCCGGATGGGCAAGGTGGTGTCTGGTGGACCGTGTCGGGTCAGGGGGAACCCACGACCGAAGTGGCCGTCCATCTGACTGCCGGGAGAGCCACCGTGCTGCGAGATCCGAAGGAGGCCGCGCCCAACCAGCGCGGTGAATTCGCAGCCGCTGCCGGCGATCGGCTGGTGACGGCGATCGGCACCAACCTTTACAACTTCTACGGACCGGGACGCCAGGTGAGCCGGGTCAAGGTCAGCGGCACGCTACGGCAGAACGGCCTCGTCCAGCTCAGCTCGGGCGAGGTCGCGATGGTGATCGACGAGCAACTGCTGCTCACCAACGGCTCCGGCAAGACCACCAAGCTGTTCGGCGGCGATGCGACCGGCTGGCCGGTGGCGTCCGCCACCACACCTGACAAGTGGACCACCGACGGCAATTGGTTCACCGGACCGGACGGCAAGATCTGGGGGTACGACGGCAGCAAGCTGACCCGCGTGGACGGCCCAGGACGCGTCACGGTCGTCGCCGGCCCGGCGCAGGGCGTCCCCCAGGCAGCCGACGAGGTCACCGTGATCAACAACCACCTGTACTTCGAACTCGGCAACGACATCGTCAACCTGGAGCCCCTCCGATGAGCGAACAGACCTGTCGCTCCGAGCTGGAGCCCGCGACGAGCGAACCACCCCGTCCCTTCGAGCTGGAGCCCCCGCGACGAGCGAACCACCCCGTCGCCTCGAGCTGGAGCCATTGTGATGAGTGAGCCGACCCGTCGAGCCGGCTGGGCGCTGGCGGCGGAGGGGACGCCGGAGCGCGAGCTGGCGCCGGACGAGGAGCTCGCGCGGCGGCTTGACCTCGCCGAGCAGGCCCTTGGGACCAGGCAGCATCGCTGGTTCGCGCGAGCCACCTTGCTGGCGGCGCTGGCGACCGGGATCACGCTGCTGCTGCCGTGGACGTTCAGCCGGCGGCTGGGCGAATCGGTCTGGCAGCTCGGCGTCGAGGTCCAGCCGTCGCTCCTGCTGACCTGGCTCGCCGGGCTGATCGCCTCGATCCTGGCGCTGACCCTGCGGCCGGGGCACGCCGCTCAGGCCTGTACCGCGATCACCGGGGTCATCGCCCTGATCCACGTCGCCGGCAGCTGGCAGGCCACCGCCCAGGACTCCCTCAGCGACACCTGGCCAGGCCCTGGTCCCGCCTTCGCCATCGTCGCCGGCCTCAGCTGGATCCTCTGCGTCTCGGCC
It encodes:
- a CDS encoding kinetoplast-associated-like protein, which translates into the protein MDAPRLPLTQEPVPDAGSFGVRQAGGVLERAQRIADTLREQAEYENDTALASAERIRVESARLREEADQAARKVRAEATAAAQRLLKDAEHAAEQLRTESEQRAERLRSESEQRAEQLRAESEQRAEQLRTDSEQQAEQLRVESEQTAQQLRNDSEERADQVRADAAERAERLRAESESTADRLRAESEAAAEKLRADSEAEAERVKADALAEAERVTSEATAAAEQMRSEAQAAADELRAESQAAAARRIAAAEAEAGRLKEDADELIEDARLAREAAQHNVERASREAQQLVADAGEQARLVSQAAVRTEAELIARAESEASELRTSVEREAEAARERSRTEIAEAHAEIERLRGENRSELERRTAELEETERAKLAAITLEIDKLRTAALDDIAEQKAEAEGANERLMADARAQAKLVVDSIEADRRTASGEAQRIVEDANRAAEAALAEAEKQTAWSRKTVDELVAAAEREAQAIRDQAAVDVAQLAKEKRAHLRRVISRSTSRLRETQAAVAKELEEAQSAAAKNNAELTVQAQSLLADATQQSERLTAQAQAKADRLKAAASVEAKEIVDRANRREAEAESSTQVLRERAATDLADAQRQSHELIRKSRAEAQGLEAQAREHADELRAQARKLLADAEARVAALNQRRDEITKELTQLSGVIEALAIPGFHAGGGMSGGEGSTGESG
- a CDS encoding DivIVA domain-containing protein; translated protein: MSSEAPTPFRTVLRGYEPAQVDQHVRELTTSLTALQQQSEQLQRHVQELQSRTDAAESAVISAQEDNKDRKPTFTEFGERVAKILSLADDEARDLVTRARTDSEAIVADAEGHAKKVRKEAEQYSLDWKSEVDAEAARILEEARTQADDMRDEAERDATARRSEAQALYEQERAKSAQAAAAFETTLAERRGKVEQEFAARTALAEQQLAAVTDRATQVQREADRSRSEAERLAQQQLADANRQAQEIVAAAKDKSERIRAESERELAAATQRRDSINAQLTNVRQMLATLSGSPAMPLDLLTDDADEATANSSKKN
- a CDS encoding A/G-specific adenine glycosylase → MSDSPLPTASALHEPVLDWYVGNARSLPWREPDAGAWAVMVSEFMLQQTPVARVLPAYRTWLERWPKPADLAAEAPGEAVRAWDRLGYPRRALRLHAAAKAIVEQHGGVVPDDHAALLALPGVGTYTAAAIASFAYGQRHAVVDTNVRRVFARALTGSAQPSISPTAADLRLAVSALPEDEPTAARWAVATMELGALVCTARSPRCGECPIRSRCAWVLAGSPPYDGPARKGQTYEGTDRQVRGRLLAVLRAAAGPVPKGELDACWPEQAQRERALDGLVADGLVDPLPRARYRLPQ